The following are from one region of the Nymphaea colorata isolate Beijing-Zhang1983 chromosome 7, ASM883128v2, whole genome shotgun sequence genome:
- the LOC116257123 gene encoding uncharacterized protein LOC116257123 has product MVAGHEVQHRDWAPIYHGDVIKVGFSSLCFVLEERLLPVAEKQRESYYEPNDEEEHYGQNDQSTRSLTWDEVLKKINEMLDGMDHRESIRNKKTTNDNRRTELATESDTETESDSSSEDDKSSPSPKTPMNKVPKEYKSESEDETSSESENDSSTDSSSDEEIEVPRRGCANPNALKPSERARIKISEKGILGAPPSAIPNSSTSITSKDTKGILGPAKAFSAIRPLEWVQPRTTNENQGPDQQNESARRRDTKHSMGILTRAESRATPLEGQTPEASPKERLRQSKEEIFTIASPFRWADEPWNLEPREQTEMKTMEQPATGSKGLLPPPSIQNQPKEGGMDHDFLESPNKNARMKLQQGATQELARQNAKLDRAQDERLPLVKRQAGKEFEEELLAKTDGMFPESEEENEDLPEERHDFKVTEIGAAGDQYTVTTFASSQRQIHSG; this is encoded by the exons ATGGTGGCTGGACACGAAGTACAACATCGAGATTGGGCGCCAATCTACCATGGAGATGTTATCAAAGTTGGTTTCTCGAGTCTTTGCTTCGTGCTAGAAGAAAGACTCTTGCCTGTGGCCGAAAAGCAAAGAGAATCTTATTATGAGCCCAACGATGAAGAAGAGCATTATGGACAGAATGACCAAAGCACAAGGTCTCTTACGTGGGACGAAGTGCTCAAAAAGATTAATGAGATGCTCGACGGGATGGATCACAGAGAGTCCAtcagaaataagaaaacaaccAACGATAATAGACGGACTGAGCTTGCTACAGAGTCTGATACTGAAACGGAATCAGATTCGTCTAGTGAGGATGATAaatcctctccctctccaaaGACGCCTATGAACAAGGTGCCAAAAGAGTACAAGTCAGAAAGCGAAGATGAAACTTCGTCTGAATCCGAAAATGATAGTAGCACTGATTCTTCAAGCGATGAAGAGATAGAAGTGCCAAGACGAGGGTGTGCCAATCCAAACGCCCTCAAGCCTTCAGAACGTGCGAGGATTaagatttcagaaaaagggataCTTGGAGCCCCTCCTAGCGCTATCCCTAATAGCAGCACGAGTATCACCTCAAAAGATACTAAAGGCATACTTGGCCCGGCCAAGGCATTCAGTGCTATACGGCCTTTGGAATGGGTTCAGCCTAGAACAACGAATGAGAACCAAGGGCCCGACCAGCAGAACGAGTCGGCAAGACGAAGAGACACAAAGCACTCCATGGGCAT CCTAACACGAGCAGAAAGTAGGGCGACACCTCTTGAAGGACAAACGCCTGAGGCAAGTCCTAAAGAGAGGCTAAGGCAGAGCAAAGAAGAAATCTTCACCATAGCTTCACCATTCAGATGGGCAGATGAGCCATGGAATCTTGAACCCCGTGAGCAAACTGAAATGAAAACAATGGAGCAGCCAGCCACGGGTAGCAAAGGGTTGTTACCACCTCCTAGCATACAAAAccaacctaaggagggtggtatggatCACGACTTCTTAGAGTCTCCCAACAAAAATGCACGAATGAAACTCCAACAAGGGGCGACTCAAGAATTGGCAAGACAAAACGCCAAGTTAGATAGAGCCCAAGACGAGAGACTTCCCCTCGTCAAGCGCCAAGCAGGAAAAGAG TTTGAAGAAGAGCTCCTAGCAAAGACAGACGGAATGTTCCCCGAGTCtgaagaagaaaacgaagaccTACCTGAGGAACGTCATGACTTTAAGGTGACAGAAATAGGAGCAGCCGGTGATCAGTACACCGTGACCACCTTCGCCTCTTCCCAGCGTCAAATACATTCTGGGTAA